From one Candidatus Binataceae bacterium genomic stretch:
- a CDS encoding heme lyase CcmF/NrfE family subunit, with product MPLIGQIALALALFLAFYGVLANVIGARHGLPALIVSARHAVWATCAMVTVAMIVLWTALLGTDFTLEYTATYSSLTLPSIYKFTALWGGQQGSLLLWTWLLSIFTAIVAMQNRRRNLEIAPYALAVLAVLAIFFLGMLNFVTRPFDLVKAIPADGVGLNPLLQNYWMAIHPPSLYTGYVSASVPFAFGAAALITGRLDDTWIRTTRRWAIFSWFFLTLGNLFGARWAYEVLGWGGYWAWDPVENAAFMPWLVMTAYLHSVMIQERKDMLKVWNLALIGMAFGLTLFGTFLTRSGVVSSVHSFTQSGLGPYFLTFLVVATVAYAALLISRVKLLRTPAEFESYLSREAAFLFNNLVLVGIAFAVFWGTIFPVLSEAVRGVKITVGPPFFNKVNAPLALALIFLMGVGPLIAWRRSSPENLARTFIAPIVIALATGLAVGLAGLHQWYVLTAFSLAAFVVGTIITEFRRGVGARRRLVGEPRARALVNLVAKNNRRYGGYVIHLGVILAFIGIVASSFFRVEVKKSVKAGQSIDIGPYELFYIGIKNSANAHVETERAQVEVLRDGKPLALMEPAKLFYKRQGQPATIVALRSTPLNDLYVVLAGVDDSGQATFQIFLTPLVFWLWAGGLIMALGTVVVMWPNVRERAAIASALNAVNEGRLPRSAVALDSEGGGRLG from the coding sequence ATGCCGCTGATTGGTCAAATCGCTCTGGCGCTGGCGCTGTTTCTCGCCTTCTACGGCGTCCTCGCCAACGTAATCGGCGCGCGGCACGGCTTGCCTGCGCTGATCGTCAGTGCGCGCCACGCGGTCTGGGCGACCTGCGCGATGGTCACCGTCGCGATGATCGTGCTGTGGACGGCGCTGCTCGGAACCGATTTCACACTCGAGTATACCGCCACTTACTCAAGCCTGACGCTACCCTCCATTTACAAATTCACCGCGCTATGGGGCGGACAGCAGGGCTCGCTGCTGCTCTGGACCTGGCTACTCTCGATCTTCACCGCGATCGTGGCGATGCAGAACCGGCGGCGCAATCTCGAAATCGCTCCATACGCACTCGCCGTCCTCGCCGTGCTCGCGATCTTCTTTCTCGGGATGCTGAACTTCGTCACGCGGCCGTTCGACTTGGTCAAGGCGATTCCGGCGGACGGCGTGGGGCTGAATCCGCTGCTGCAGAATTATTGGATGGCGATTCATCCGCCCTCACTCTACACCGGTTATGTCAGCGCCAGCGTGCCGTTCGCCTTTGGCGCTGCGGCGCTGATCACCGGCCGGCTCGACGACACCTGGATCCGCACGACGCGACGGTGGGCAATCTTTTCGTGGTTTTTCCTGACGCTCGGTAATCTGTTCGGCGCGCGCTGGGCCTACGAGGTCTTGGGCTGGGGCGGCTACTGGGCCTGGGATCCGGTCGAGAACGCCGCCTTCATGCCGTGGCTGGTGATGACCGCCTACCTGCACTCGGTGATGATCCAGGAACGCAAGGACATGCTGAAAGTGTGGAACCTCGCGCTCATCGGGATGGCCTTCGGGCTGACGCTCTTCGGCACCTTTCTGACCCGCAGCGGGGTGGTCTCGTCGGTGCACTCGTTCACGCAATCGGGTCTTGGACCCTATTTTCTGACCTTCCTGGTAGTCGCGACGGTGGCCTATGCCGCGCTCCTGATCTCGCGGGTCAAGCTGCTACGCACGCCGGCCGAGTTCGAGTCATACCTGTCGCGCGAAGCCGCCTTCCTCTTCAACAACCTCGTCCTGGTCGGGATCGCCTTCGCGGTCTTCTGGGGCACTATTTTCCCGGTGCTCTCCGAGGCCGTGCGCGGGGTCAAAATCACCGTCGGACCGCCGTTCTTCAACAAGGTCAATGCGCCGCTCGCGCTGGCACTGATCTTTTTGATGGGGGTCGGGCCGCTGATTGCGTGGCGGCGCTCGTCACCTGAAAACCTCGCGCGAACTTTTATCGCGCCGATCGTAATCGCGCTGGCAACCGGCCTCGCCGTCGGGCTGGCGGGGCTGCATCAATGGTACGTGCTGACGGCGTTCTCATTGGCCGCATTCGTGGTCGGCACGATTATCACCGAGTTTCGCCGCGGCGTCGGCGCACGCCGCCGGCTGGTTGGCGAACCGCGCGCCAGGGCGCTGGTCAATCTGGTCGCGAAGAACAATCGCCGCTACGGCGGCTACGTGATCCATCTTGGGGTGATCCTCGCGTTTATCGGAATCGTCGCCTCGTCGTTTTTTCGCGTCGAGGTGAAAAAATCGGTGAAGGCCGGCCAGAGTATTGATATCGGCCCCTACGAGCTCTTTTATATCGGGATCAAAAACAGCGCCAACGCGCATGTCGAAACCGAGCGGGCACAGGTCGAGGTTCTGCGCGACGGCAAGCCGCTCGCCCTGATGGAGCCGGCCAAGCTGTTCTACAAACGTCAGGGTCAGCCCGCGACGATCGTCGCACTGCGCTCGACCCCGCTGAACGATCTTTACGTCGTGCTCGCTGGCGTGGACGATAGCGGCCAGGCGACCTTTCAAATTTTCCTCACACCGCTGGTCTTCTGGCTCTGGGCGGGAGGTCTGATCATGGCGCTCGGCACCGTGGTGGTGATGTGGCCGAACGTGCGCGAGCGGGCCGCGATCGCCTCCGCGCTCAATGCGGTGAACGAAGGACGACTGCCCCGCAGCGCGGTCGCGCTTGACTCTGAGGGCGGCGGGCGTTTAGGCTGA
- the secF gene encoding protein translocase subunit SecF, whose product MSLQLIPPDIDLDFVGKRYFFVALSTVINLAAIVCLIVFGFNYGVDFTGGSVVQLKFDQPTSGDRIRQALAPLDLGDVTVQDFGARELNQFLVRFEKVKNIGSIGSRIQAAVNESYAGANKTEVLRVETVGAKVGHDLRVDGFLAVAVATIFMGIYIALQFRGVSWSFGAGAVIALIHDVLVVSLALILTRFEFDLTTLAALLTVIGYSVHDTIIVSDRIREDAGKRRREPLASIMNRAINETLSRTILTSGTALTVLASLLLLGGPILRPAAFTLFIGIITGTYSSIYIAGPVVLFWERGTRTRGTASRAA is encoded by the coding sequence ATGTCGCTACAGCTCATTCCGCCTGACATCGATCTGGATTTCGTCGGCAAGCGTTATTTCTTCGTTGCGCTCTCGACCGTGATCAATCTGGCCGCGATCGTCTGCTTGATCGTCTTCGGCTTCAATTACGGCGTCGACTTCACTGGCGGCAGCGTCGTCCAGTTGAAGTTTGATCAGCCGACCTCCGGCGACCGTATTCGCCAGGCGCTGGCGCCGCTCGATCTGGGCGACGTCACTGTGCAGGATTTCGGCGCGCGCGAGTTGAATCAGTTCCTCGTCCGCTTCGAGAAGGTGAAAAATATCGGCAGTATCGGTAGCCGGATCCAGGCGGCAGTCAACGAAAGTTACGCCGGCGCGAACAAGACTGAGGTTTTGCGGGTCGAGACGGTCGGCGCGAAGGTCGGCCATGACTTGCGGGTCGATGGGTTTCTGGCGGTCGCGGTCGCGACCATCTTCATGGGAATCTATATCGCGCTGCAGTTCCGCGGCGTGAGCTGGAGTTTTGGCGCGGGCGCGGTGATCGCGCTAATTCATGACGTGCTGGTCGTCAGTCTCGCGCTGATTCTGACCCGCTTCGAGTTCGATCTGACGACGCTGGCGGCGCTGCTGACGGTGATCGGTTATTCGGTGCATGACACGATTATCGTCTCCGATCGGATTCGCGAAGACGCTGGCAAACGGCGGCGCGAGCCGCTCGCCTCGATCATGAACCGCGCGATTAATGAGACACTTTCGCGGACGATCCTGACTTCGGGGACGGCGCTGACGGTGCTGGCCTCGTTGCTGCTGCTCGGCGGGCCGATTCTGCGGCCGGCGGCCTTCACACTTTTCATCGGGATCATCACCGGCACCTACTCGTCTATCTATATAGCCGGTCCAGTAGTACTGTTCTGGGAGCGTGGAACACGCACGCGCGGGACGGCCTCGCGCGCAGCCTGA